GGGGATTATCTGGCCATTGCCACGCTGGGCCTGGGCGAAATCATCCGGATCACCATCTTGAACATCGACTACGTGGGTGGAGCTTCCGGCTTCATGGGCATTCCCCGTCTGACTACATTCCCCATCGCCTTCTGGATCATGGCTTTTGTACTGTTCTTCATCAAGAACTTCAAGAATTCGGCGGAAGGCCGTGCCTGTATGGCCATCCGGGAAAATGAGATCGCGGCTGAGACCATGGGAATCAATACCACCAAGTACAAGGTGCTGGCCTTCACCATCGGGGCCGGATTCGCCGGTACGGCCGGTGCCCTGTTCTCCCATTACTACTACATCGCCCATCCTGCCTCCTTCACCTTCATGCGTTCCTTCGACGTACTGACCATGGTGGTGCTGGGCGGCCTGGGCTCCATCAGCGGCAGCGTGGCCGGGGCCATCCTGCTGACAGGTATCTCTGCGGCCCTGGCCGATTATCCGGAATGGCGGATGGTGATCTATTCCATCGTACTGATCGTGCTCATGCTGAACCGGCCGCAAGGCATATTCGGCAACAAGGAACTGAGCCTGAAGATGTTCCATTCTATCAAACTGGGAGGTGGCTCTCGTGGCGGAACTGCTCAAAGTGAATAACGCATCCATGATCTTTGGCGGCCTGCGCGCCGTGTCCAACCTGACCATGCAGATCGACGAGGGGGAACTGATCGGCCTGATCGGTCCCAACGGGGCCGGCAAGACCACGGCTTTCAACATGCTCACCGGGGTGTATGAACCCTCCGAAGGGGTCATCACCTTCGACGGTCAGAAAATCAATGGGAAGAAACCCTATCAGGTGACCCAGATGGGCATCGCTCGGACTTTCCAGAATATCCGGCTGTTCTCTGAACTGTCCGTACTGGACAACGTAAAAATCGCCTTCAACAGCCAGGTCCGTTACGGCCTGCTGGAGGCGGTGGGCC
This genomic interval from Acidaminococcus timonensis contains the following:
- a CDS encoding branched-chain amino acid ABC transporter permease, with amino-acid sequence MKSLRKALRKQDLLGLAILAVIFVAFYVLFDEEILDDYWETNVILILINIIMSVSLNLINGLTGQFSIGHAGFMAVGAYSSAIITVKLGMDFPIALIVATLSAAVLGFLIGVPTLRLNGDYLAIATLGLGEIIRITILNIDYVGGASGFMGIPRLTTFPIAFWIMAFVLFFIKNFKNSAEGRACMAIRENEIAAETMGINTTKYKVLAFTIGAGFAGTAGALFSHYYYIAHPASFTFMRSFDVLTMVVLGGLGSISGSVAGAILLTGISAALADYPEWRMVIYSIVLIVLMLNRPQGIFGNKELSLKMFHSIKLGGGSRGGTAQSE